Proteins from a genomic interval of Capsicum annuum cultivar UCD-10X-F1 chromosome 4, UCD10Xv1.1, whole genome shotgun sequence:
- the LOC107869793 gene encoding protein EXPRESSION OF TERPENOIDS 1, producing the protein MAGFFSLGGVGREETSSQENYRHHQENTSTHNWFLYKNHYQELPTYKGFELWQQQQQSHHDEQNYQLLRNSIINPFGLDIGPSHDHHGGLNNSRSMSNFMMMRSSNSGAISCQDCGNQAKKDCQHMRCRTCCKSRGFQCQTHVKSTWVPAAKRRERQQQLASLNQQEENKFKRQKDDPITGLEVANNFPSKVNSTAVFQRVRMSSIEETEDQIAYQAVVDINGHIFKGILYDQGDDHEYNYMNNVGGGDSSSGGDPMPQPHNLIGVAGTATSVANNATAGSGGDAPAAVATDGSHFLETSLYSAPLINTFMAGTQFFPPPRS; encoded by the exons ATGGCTGGATTCTTTTCACTAGGAGGAGTAGGAAGAGAAGAAACAAGTAGTCAAGAAAATTATCGTCATCATCAAGAAAACACAAGTACACACAATTGGTTCTTGTACAAAAATCATTATCAAGAATTACCAACATACAAAGGTTTCGAACTatggcaacaacaacaacaatctcatCACGACGAACAAAATTACCAACTTCTTCGAAATTCAATTATTAATCCATTTGGATTAGATATTGGGCCTAGTCATGATCATCATGGAGGGCTCAATAATTCAAGATCTATGTCTAATTTTATGATGATGAGAAGTAGTAATAGTGGAGCAATTAGTTGTCAAGATTGTGGTAACCAAGCTAAGAAAGATTGCCAACATATGAGATGTAGGACTTGTTGTAAGAGTAGAGGTTTTCAATGTCAAACACATGTGAAAAGTACTTGGGTTCCAGCTGCTAAAAGAAGAGAAAGGCAACAACAACTTGCTTCTTTGAATCAACAAGAAGAAAATAAGTTCAAAAGGCAAAAAGATGATCCAATCACTG ggTTAGAAGTGGCAAATAATTTTCCATCAAAAGTAAATTCAACAGCTGTGTTTCAACGTGTTAGAATGAGCTCAATTGAAGAAACTGAAGATCAAATAGCATATCAAGCTGTTGTTGATATTAATGGACATATATTCAAAGGAATTTTATATGATCAAGGTGATGATCATGAGTATAATTATATGaataatgttggtggtggtgACAGCTCATCGGGTGGTGATCCAATGCCACAGCCGCATAACCTCATTGGCGTGGCAGGCACCGCCACATCAGTTGCGAATAACGCAACTGCAGGCAGTGGTGGTGATGCTCCTGCTGCGGTGGCCACGGATGGGTCACATTTTCTAGAAACTTCTCTATATTCTGCTCCCCTAATTAACACTTTCATGGCTGGTACGCAATTTTTTCCACCTCCAAGATCTTGA
- the LOC107869792 gene encoding uncharacterized protein LOC107869792 → MNFRRLRQLDSAICGLHLAISGTASSTLPPSVLLYFAFLQLFENRFGQNELQWDWLWKLDEGNDDKEISETIMYTEFAGKYWKDIEQRFGQASDLLDFKRTVALVQAAENQSLGVSESFTYNVKPVIAKSGNTNISSDQFAQLLNLLQQCKLVSLPISSDQFAQLLNLLQQCKLVSPPTEISSVSANFADLKKLVVLGKFQNGLYILKGPFIETSTNFYLNQFTTPRVPHLEAGYHVLRSSSFPLRGFSDSNWDSCATSHKSVSGFMLYLGDCTISWKSKNQPTSALSSAKAEYRALGLLVAEITWLIHFLGDLGVSDLTLVDVFCDNHAAVHIAKNPISHELIRENNGRH, encoded by the exons ATGA ATTTTCGACGGCTTAGACAGCTAGATTCGGCAATTTGCGGCCTACATTTGGCGATTTCCG GTACTGCTTCTAGTACTCTACCTCCTTCTGTCCTACTATATTTTGCTTTCCTTCAACTCTTTGAGAATCGTTTTGGTCAAAACGAACTTCAATGGGACTGGTTATGGAAGTTAGACGAGGGGAATGAT GACAAGGAGATTAGCGAAACAATCATGTATACTGAATTTGCTGGAAAGTATTGGAAAGATATCGAACAAAGATTTGGACAGGCTAGTG ACCTCCTAGATTTCAAAAGGACTGTTGCTCTTGTTCAAGCTGCTGAAAACCAATCTTTGGGAGTGTCTGAGTCTTTCACATATAATGTCAAACCTGTCATTGCTAAATCTGGAAACACAAATATTTCTTCAGATCAATTTGCTCAACTGTTGAATTTACTTCAGCAATGTAAATTGGTATCTCTTCCTATTTCTTCAGATCAGTTTGCCCAACTGTTGAATTTACTTCAGCAATGCAAATTGGTGTCTCCTCCTACTGAGATATCTAGTGTTTCAGCCAACTTTGCAG ATCTGAAGAAGCTAGTGGTACTTGGTAAATTTCAGAATGGGCTCTACATCCTCAAGGGTCCTTTTATAGAAACTTCTACTAATTTT TACCTTAATCAATTTACTACTCCTCGAGTGCCTCATCTTGAGGCCGGTTATCATGTTCTGAG ATCCTCTAGTTTTCCTCTTCGAGGTTTCAGTGACTCTAATTGGGATAGTTGTGCTACTAGTCATAAATCTGTATCTGGATTTATGTTGTATTTGGGTGATTGCACCATTTCTTGGAAGTCCAAAAATCAACCCACCAGTGCCTTATCTTCTGCAAAGGCAGAATACCGGGCTTTGGGGCTATTGGTTGCTGAAATTACTTGGCTGATACATTTTTTGGGTGATCTTGGAGTTTCTGATCTTACCCTTGTTGATGTATTTTGTGACAACCACGCAGCTGTTCACATTGCTAAAAATCCTATTTCTCATGAACTGATACGAGAAAATAATGGAAGGCACTAA